The segment AGGAGTTTATCTCTTGGATGCAATGCCAGCTTTTATGGTGGTATAATTCGATAATAGAAAGTGTGTTGGTTTGTATTGAATGGATGTAATTGCTCTGTAGTGAGTCTGCCGATCAGGCATATCGACTGATGAAGGCTACTAGTAATTATATCTGCCttgttaataatttatctttcataTTGACCAGGTCTTCCTCTATATTTGAGATGAGCAGCTCGCAAATGCTTGAGAGGCAACAATGACCTTCTccccaatatttataatagccTTCATTAAGCCTATGCAAAGGTTCAATGTGTAAATGAACGGCGAAATTTGAATGTTCCAGAGGGAATGTTGTGCAATATTcacatataattatgataaattttagaaattatatttgtaattataatattttttcctgaaaCTTTGTTCATCTAAGTAAAAAATGCACCTCtttgaatttgttaatataatgtttcaaaatttatttcaatagttATCTAACAAGTATGTCTTCAAATCATATATGTTTTATAACACCTTAATGCTACTGATACTAgcgataggttaattaattaaccggCTGCTGTTAGAATTCTAGAGATCttttgatatttgtaataaaaataattatcttctttgagtcataaatagattaaatatatacCCAGATTTTGTCTAACTGTCCAAATAATTATCGCCTGTAATAAGTTAAAGTGTGAATAACGAGAAATGAATGTATAAATGGAATGGAAATAGTGATGTTGTTTTTGTAGGTAAAGGTCCAGTTCTGTTCatttatgatcaatttttaatcaattaaaatagtttGCGTAACTTTTTGATTGGTATAATTGGTCaagtaaaaattcatttgatGCGTTCTAAATATTATCTTCCCATTTCTTCGAAACTAACTTCAAATTAATTCTGtagaaatattttgtacaaattataacttatagGTGTGAGCATATTGTACAATAAGGCGGTTTGTTGTTCAACTTTtgttcgaatttcgattatggtaAGGGCAGAAAAGTTGgaatatggtatgaaaattagatataaaaaaattaaattattctaagtGGCCAATTCTAAGGAATTTTATCTTTTgttattctctatttttctcTGTAAGGTAGCTTTAGGTATTCTATTTTAGGTTCCCAGGTATTGTATTTCAACTCTCCAGATGCTCTCTTAGTCCTGAAGTAGCTTAGTTCTTTCAAAATGCTTAACGAAGTCTTCCTGACATATTCTATAACTTTAAGAAGACCTAGAGAAGCAATCGTTAAACAGTTCCGTCGTCCACCATAAACATTATTTGTTGATGATATGTTTACCGTGACACATTATATCGGTCAAATGTCCATAACAACTTGTACACATAATCtaggatacatttttataattttcatgtGGAACTAGACCAGAGTGGTATCTTGCTTCTAAATTAGGATTGGTACAACTCTAgaaggaaaaaattacttatttgaatatattttttagcaagaAAATGAATTGATTATGTTTGTTCCATACATCAGCAATCaatgtatacataataaagtATAACGCATTTGCTTTAATGCTTAGTTTTACTCTCTATTCATGAATAAATTTGTCGATTAGTGCACATAATGAATAAGAAGGAACGTATTACATTCGAAATTTAGCTGTTATGTATAAATAACAGCTGTagtaaaaataagaacaaagaGAAAATTCGTCCCATTTTACAGTTTTCATCGAAGAAGGTGGAAATGCAAGCTAGGTGGCTGAAATTGTAAATAGTGTTGATACTATTCCAGCCAATCACGcagtattttgattttgttgattCCCTTTCAGTAATTTTCTGCGTAAAGATGCACCACGCtttggaaggccaattgtcgaaatTATGGATACAATAATGGAAGTTGTAAAGTTCGAACCTCATGacgtaagcactgttttgattgccaagaagataaacatttatagaaaactaaataataatgaaaaaaatccattcctTTACACTGCATCAATTATATAGATTTGAAAACATATTAGGAGTTTTCTCTCAAGATCCCAGAGTTTCTGGGGACTTCTTGAATTTTTTACACTTTCGAAAAATTACACAGAAACCCcagatttgattattttataacacaagtttcatttaattttatatagttttcAAAGTTCtgtatttggaatataatatgtaatattgaagCGGTATGATtcagattacttttttttttttttttttggtaaacagAGATACATGGATTCTAGTGATGTGTGAGATGAGTTTTATACCGTGGGTCGGTTTGTGTATGTTACAATTTTACAACCAAATGTTGGCTTCTTTatcaattactatttaattatttttttagagggtCGGATTGGTTACGGGAAAAAAGCAGGGCCTGtggtatctaaaaaaaaatccccaaaccATTATTGATACTAAAGAACTTGAGATTTGATAATATATAGGTAGGAACAGGGCTGTGTCGATCCGTTTTTAGGACCGCAGTATAGTTCAATTTCTTAAGAAGCAAATACAGGTGAacaagaaattacttttttgattttggatgGGAATTTACGTGGATTTAAGGCCATCTATGTCaataaagaatgtaaaatcgatccctcgtgacgtcattgatatggacctttgatataaaaataataataaattatataactaactgaaaatataatacgtttattttatattgtatgataatgaaaaaatgtatatatcttgcaagatatgtgcaatgttctcatatatcttatttgcattaataaatcatgtatattcttataaaaattgcaaagaCCGGtactaagactggactgaataaataaggaccgatacaacactagttAGTACTAGGGGGGAgtgttaattcattaaaatgacaaaattgaCGAGAATTAcaagtattttcttattactttgaaaatagatttaaaaaatcagcaattatgaaatgattttttttccggagtgcataaaaaatcattttgcatccgaaaagttggtctaaaattgaatttgattttaacatctCCAAACCTCTAGTAGTACAACAAGAGTATGTGAATGGAAAACATATTATGACTACaaccattttaaaatgaattatttctacttaaattaaacaaagaaatacttaaattgcACTGGTTGAATATTTAGTAACAGGATCCAGATCTATCActggaaattgtctttgagaaCTATGTATACACGTATTCTTGAAATTGTGATTGTACCATTCCATTCGGATCCACTTCAGTAATgtcatattttgttgttgtcttTACAGTTAACTCTCCATTAGCGAACTGGAATAttatacagcccaatatttataaaaatctttcttattttttaatctacttTTTACTTTAGAGAATGTTCCTATAACATCAAATCAGGTTATATGcagttctttatttatcttgaaaatGGCTCATataggatttatttgtataattaaccttttttggtctaggtttagtgaatttaattaaccgTTTTGCGTAGAAGTTGAttccatatttttctttaaaatttgattgatttttctctttttcaataCGAGGACTACGTCATAGCTACAAGTAGTAGCTAATAGTAGctaaaagattataatattgtagctgTTATGTTATGCAATACACACAATCTCATTAAAAACTTATGCTTACTAATTTAATTCTCAGAATTAGcataaattaagtaatattttatataaaattcaattgtttctcatgtaaatataggtatatgttaCAATTCAGTCCTAAGAAGGGAACAAGACACCTACCTCCGTCATTTTGCGAGACCTGAGCGATCCCCCCCCCTTTTACTCCCCGAACCCTTTACCCccattagttttataattatattttgagaagtACAGCTAGCTAACGATAGAGGGCCAAAGTCATAAATGAATGTTGTGCTTTTTAGGAGCTGTGGTTGGGCAATGATACTTTTGAGTTTGAATGgaaaagtaaatacaaattaGGAAACACAAATATAGTCAATAAATGTTTTCATGTAAATGCCAGATCGTTCGACTCTGGATCTGAGAGACCACCTTCATTAGAGAGGCTCAGactaaatacaatataaacagACTTGAGgttttaaaatctatttctaTTAAGGTCTGTTCAAAGATAAGTAGTATACGTTTACACTTAATTAAGTCATCAACGGCTGAAGTTTAGAGGACAATAAAAATCTTCACTGCTTCTTTaccacttatttataaataatgagatAATGTGTGAGTGTTAACTAAATCTTTGGGTAACTTTCAAGATAGCCAACCCTTTTGTCTGTTACAATTGCCTCCACAGAGACGAGCTTTTCCATGCTCAAATAgattaaaaacaactttaacccagattttttttttctttttttgtgcctttaaaataatttcatattgtaaaGATTGTTTCTTAGCATGAGTTCGATTGGAGTCTTTTCAGATCccagatgaaataataataaagtttaaaaaaactgtattgaCTAGTGACGATATCAAGGGAAGTCCGATGGATCACTAATACCtacgtaaataataaaataaataattacaaatacatGGTTgttataagaatattaaaagtttGGTTATACGgttgcaatttattttaatggagGGTTTATATTCAAAGGATAAGATTGCACGGCGAGTGAAAACCTTTGTTGGAAAATAATGAGGTAGTTGTCTAGAGAGCAAGAACCCCAGAACCACAAATAGTGTTGAAGACTGCAGTTCAGTTATTAAAGATTATAAAGTTCGGTGCTTAATGAAAAGATTAAcgagattatttatttttgcgaAAGAACAGATGTTtaactcaattcagtcaaattgtatcaactcactccatactcaaattgtatatcatggtcacacagtaaaataatttaggaaaatCCTtatagattgaaggaagcaagagttgatgttattataaataccaaatatatttattgcttGCATGTTTATTAAGGTAAATACTTATAGAGTtatatcggtccttatttagtccggtccagttcaggcATGTGCATTAGtcctaaaaaaacttaaaaagttcgGTCCTCGATGACATTactcaagtatattttttctctttttaaatcaGGACTTGTCTTACTACTGGAccggaccgacacaacactacatatatatttgcacaatgtaaatacatattaataatctGTAGGATCAAGGCCAAATATGAAAACCTTCAAATTCAATCCTAAATCCCGCATGTTTCTTTTAACCCCCACACATGCATTGACTaatttcatacataaattacataataatatttttctacaaatgataaatattttacttatttcagATCAAAAGTGGATACTGCCGCTGTAAGGAAGGGTTCGTATCATGGAAATGGCAATGTTACTCATCCGGAAAATCCCTGGGACAACCCTGCCGGATTAGTTCCCAATGTAACGGacacaaatatcttatttgcgATCCTCTAACAAAGACTTGTGCCTGTGAGATTATCAAACTTCGAAGTGGATCCATTTGGATCAGAAGAAAGGACTGCAATCCCCCACATATTACCAAAAGAAACATGTATCACAACATCAGCTCAAACCTAACTACGGATGGTGGCACAGAGGACACTTCATTCACTAGCTCCGGACTAAGTGATTATCAAATGAATACAATGCTGTATATTGGACTCTCCTTATCTGTTGTGATTCTTCTCGGACTTTTAAGCCTCGCCTATCGTAAAATGATACAAGATAAGAAACAGAGTCAGGCCGCTATTAAGGGCCTCCTCGAACTCATCTCTGAAAATCAAagtttaaatagtttttgtagtACGATATCAGATGATGAAGTTGTTATTGTGCGCTCTGACGGGCAGAACTCCAGTATTGGTGGCGGTGTTGGCAGAGGGGGATGTATGGGGAGTCATCCTTACTCCATTTCAGATAAACTTCATTTGTCACCCTTAGCAGGAGGGGATCAATACCCTCAATTTCCTTCTCCACATTTATCAACACCCATTTTACCTCCAATTAGAAGGCCCTCTGGCCCACCCTCTATAGCCTCATTCCCTCCTCCGAGTTTTTAATTTGAAGGAGGAAGTCAAAGATAGCgataatgcaatataaattataaaccaTAATTCAGTAGCGGTGCCCGTtaattttgcctcaggacataAGCCTTAAACCATTTCAACTTAGGACATTTTTCCTTACAGCCATTTTGTTTCAAATGGCTATTtcaccttaaaatataaataaatgaagtccatacgttgttattgtttatttttggctgaaattgatgttcatttacaatattttttattaaaaaatgcattaaatttttgttttctgttggaaaaatctATTGAATCCGTGTACTTTTCTAGTACAAATTATCCATCATGTCTAACGATAATATCTAAgagagaagtgattagcaattcttctattcgaatGATTGCCGtgtatattgatttttgtttttcgtattatactaattttattacctattttgtctctggttcgattTTATTACATAGTATGGTTTTGTTGGTGTattatgcattgaaattttgggtaatgatttcatcatttttccaacagaaaaccaaaacttaatgcattttatattaataaacattacatattttatttaaaaaattccaagggaacatcaatttaaagcaaaaataacaaaatcgacgtataaatccatttatttatatattaaggcaaattTTCTTGAGGGTAAAATGATGTTAAGGGAAAATATcctgaaacaaaataatttaagggcAAAATTACTTAGCGCCCTCAATAGCATAACCAACCCTATCTCTTTCCctctctttaaatatatatttattaattatgtgatatgatgtatttttaacaaaaaaaaatatttttaaattattttgaattgagCTTATTTCATTAGtgttaatctttttatttccgaagaaaattttatttatttatttcattgtcctgacttaattttgttcttttttagaCCCATGGATCAACCTACCGTCATCCAAACATTTACTACATACGAATAATTGTCATTCAATAAaaccaaaaactattttaattgaataaatagtcATATGAAtcttgattttgtgtttttttctcatTGTCCGTCGCTTACTTTCCAAACAAATTGTAATGCAAGTACTTACTTGGTGTGATAAACCACCCCATCATTAAAATGGACGCggaatattggcaaaaaaatgtcTAATCTTTAGTTAGCTTTGAACATCGAAGTAACTAATAAttaggtattatttttttgtaagagcactAGAAGAAGGCAGGAGCGAGGCATATGGTAGACCTGAATtgagacccttgttaatatcagctgcctgttttatgattttgaagagagaaaatgaaatactacttaaaattataatgtattattatgtacttataattatatataaattcatatatattaactttattgtgcattttaaaatcaatttataccaaGGATAGGTAACAAGTCTTCTTTTAgaaggagatgttaacacacacacgacttattaaataatgaacaaaatagaagaaacAGCACACGGATcaaacgtttttccttttttaatcgctatacttagtcttttctttacacacattcCCTCGTTACTTATAAATAACCCTTTGAAACTCTTGAAATGGCCTGCAATCAACAAAGTTTCgtcttaaaaacaatttagtgTTTTTGAAAAGATATGTGCCTCATTTACTTTTACTATTAAAAGGCTTAATTTACTATATTAAGTTTCTAATTGCAGTATATTTTTGCCCTTTTGAATAGCCttcgattaaaaataaaggaagagtTTTAAAATGCATGTTTTTGTCAAAACGAAGAcgattttatgtttaaataattggTCAAGTATAATTAAAAGTGAATTTATATTACTATCATTGAAAGTGGTTATAAACCACTTATTTTCACATGCGGGAGTGAATCCTCCAATATGTTTGGAGCTATAGATAAATAAGTTTCGAACTATTGGTCTCTAAAGCTATTGAGATGGTTATGATTCGTCTCCATCCTTTATTTCAGGAATTTTCGCTGTTTCTGATAATAATAACTCTCATTGGCCCTCtttggataataattttatgtgttTCTCTTTGGTCAAATTTTCCCCCCTTGCAATTTTCGTAGTACTGTTAGTAATACAATATATGGTACTTCTGAATTGAGCCCCTTTTAATATTAGCCATATGCTATATGATTTTgggaagataaaattaattactgttataaatagatgtaattatatctacatataaaatgGCATTCATCCagcaaaattattatatttaaattttagttatatccgggtttgactgtatatttatcttattttgcattattaaaacaatttgcaCCAAAGTTATGGAGAATGATTACTTCAGAGAGAGAAGTAAACACCACAACCACcctctatgaaaaaaaatattatgcccCAGTATGTTTTAAAAACCTGAAAATGAACGTAGTCGCCCTAacagtttgaagaattttttataGAGGAGCAGTTTAGGTGTCATGACGCTTTATGATATTTGCTGCGATCCGCTatgatattattgaaataaatacaaaccccACTATATATCTAGCAAAATACTATTGTCAGGAATTAATCcgatgtccatcctcaattcaGCAAGGATTAACACTTATAATTCCTCTACAGTGTTGCTAGAACCATAGGTTCcttgtattcaaaattttacaatcataatttttgaagaaagctTCAAACTTAGtatcttcagaaaaaaatttgttttcaaatttggaatttataagaaaacatcgccccctcccctcccccagaaaaaaagaaagatcctATGGGTTTTTCTcatgacgtcaccattatataatttgccctCCCACTTGCATATTCATTTCGACGCTGGTGCTTTGCGTCATTCATGAGGAAACACATGATAGTTTATCCGTATaatgtgttctctcctcaagaatgaaataataatgagaacagctatataattttataaacttatattcAGGGTAGCAATTACAAAGACCCGGGCCCTCGTCCATTATAATTCATCAAAGAGTACACACAACAGCCTTCAcccttttatcatttttaaatttagtttttttcattactaaaaTGACATTCTTACATATTTGCATCTGCCTTTAACATTAGTGAACAAATGGGACTCTTTTATCAAAATCTAAAATACTGGTTGTTTAAATTAGTATTGTTAAAGATAGactatttctaaattaatcttttatttatttaaaagtctgTTTTTGGAGTTATATCATATAGATTCTAAAACGGCCAGACAGATAAATCGGAATTTTTAGTAAGATaaacgtataaaataatcaagtatGTTTCTATCACGTCTTCTAGAAAAAAATGGCTCTGCTATCGAATGGCAAACTCATCTATTTTCACCGATAAATCTAAGGGGGATGAAGAGAAGAGGATGTGCTCCTTTTGCAATTCAGCTATCGAAACCTCGAGGCATATATTTCATGATTGCCAAAGAGTGTCTCACATTGTAGCTTTGGCCTCTGTGTTGCTTCAAGGAGCACATGGGGCTCCAATCTCATTAGATGAGTTGCTGGTAATGTCTTCTCCCtgtcataaaaacaaatttaaacgAGAAAcagttataattaaagttttattagtcCTTTACACGGCCAGTTCTTGCAATTCCAACAGACCCATGGGTTGAATAAATTCATAGGGAAGTCAATCTCCATTTCAGACGCTCTTAGGAAAGACGTCTCTCGCAGAGTTCGTATAAAGCTTAAAGTAAGACAAGGGGGTTCTCTAGAGATTCGGGATGGATGTTCTttgttattattgtattaaataaatgaacaggATTCCTGCGTCGTGACGTCAACGTTAATCAATATTACGTCATATATGTAGTCTATGCATACTGAATGATTTATTGGAGAGAAGGCAAATAATGAGCTAGGATACTTCTAATTTATTGTAACTATGTCCCGGTTTTTtagtttgaattttcaata is part of the Lepeophtheirus salmonis chromosome 7, UVic_Lsal_1.4, whole genome shotgun sequence genome and harbors:
- the LOC121121729 gene encoding uncharacterized protein: MTEQEEEEEKRKRSSCRSFEGFITRKTLLQLVLILVVTHRLIPLVSSSCIRDSHCPHQQICIHSEQQRHIKSGYCRCKEGFVSWKWQCYSSGKSLGQPCRISSQCNGHKYLICDPLTKTCACEIIKLRSGSIWIRRKDCNPPHITKRNMYHNISSNLTTDGGTEDTSFTSSGLSDYQMNTMLYIGLSLSVVILLGLLSLAYRKMIQDKKQSQAAIKGLLELISENQSLNSFCSTISDDEVVIVRSDGQNSSIGGGVGRGGCMGSHPYSISDKLHLSPLAGGDQYPQFPSPHLSTPILPPIRRPSGPPSIASFPPPSF